A section of the Rattus norvegicus strain BN/NHsdMcwi chromosome 15, GRCr8, whole genome shotgun sequence genome encodes:
- the Eef1akmt1 gene encoding EEF1A lysine methyltransferase 1, which produces MSDSEDDDIPQLSSHTLAALQEFYAEQKQTINPGGDDKYNVGVIEENWQLSQFWYSQDTALRLAQEAINAVGEGGRIACVSAPSVYQKLRELRREDISVYIFEYDRRFAIYGDEFIFYDYNNPLDLPEGVAPHSFDIVVADPPYLSEECLRKTSETIQFLTQGKILLCTGAIMEEQAAQLLGVKVCKFIPEHSRNLANEFRCYTNYDSGLDCET; this is translated from the exons ATGAGCGATTCAGAAGACGATGACATACCCCAGCTTTCTTCCCACACCTTAGCAGCTCTGCAGGAGTTTTATGCTGAGCAGAAGCAAACCATCAACCCAGGAGGGGATGATAAATACAACGTTGGGGTGATAGAGGAGAACTGG CAGCTGAGCCAGTTCTGGTACAGTCAGGACACTGCTTTGAGACTTGCACAGGAAGCCATCAATGCTGTGGGAGAAGGCGGCAG AATTGCATGTGTGAGCGCACCCAGTGTGTACCAGAAGCTCCGGGAGCTTCGTAGGGAAGACATCTCTGTATACATCTTTGAATACGACAGAAGATTCGCCATATATGGGGATGAGTTTATCTTCTATGACTACAATAATCCACTGGACTTGCCTGAGGGAGTCGCCCCGCATAGCTTTGACATTGTGGTTGCAGACCCTCCTTACCTGTCTGAGGAGTGTCTCAGGAAGACATCCGAAACCATCCAGTTCCTGACTCAGGGCAAGATTCTGCTGTGCACAG GCGCCATCATGGAGGAGCAGGCAGCTCAGCTCCTGGGTGTGAAGGTGTGCAAGTTTATTCCAGAACATTCCCGAAACTTGGCCAATGAGTTCCGCTGTTATACGAACTATGACTCCGGGCTGGACTGTGAAACCTAG
- the Eef1akmt1 gene encoding EEF1A lysine methyltransferase 1 isoform X1 — protein sequence MQLSQFWYSQDTALRLAQEAINAVGEGGRIACVSAPSVYQKLRELRREDISVYIFEYDRRFAIYGDEFIFYDYNNPLDLPEGVAPHSFDIVVADPPYLSEECLRKTSETIQFLTQGKILLCTGAIMEEQAAQLLGVKVCKFIPEHSRNLANEFRCYTNYDSGLDCET from the exons ATG CAGCTGAGCCAGTTCTGGTACAGTCAGGACACTGCTTTGAGACTTGCACAGGAAGCCATCAATGCTGTGGGAGAAGGCGGCAG AATTGCATGTGTGAGCGCACCCAGTGTGTACCAGAAGCTCCGGGAGCTTCGTAGGGAAGACATCTCTGTATACATCTTTGAATACGACAGAAGATTCGCCATATATGGGGATGAGTTTATCTTCTATGACTACAATAATCCACTGGACTTGCCTGAGGGAGTCGCCCCGCATAGCTTTGACATTGTGGTTGCAGACCCTCCTTACCTGTCTGAGGAGTGTCTCAGGAAGACATCCGAAACCATCCAGTTCCTGACTCAGGGCAAGATTCTGCTGTGCACAG GCGCCATCATGGAGGAGCAGGCAGCTCAGCTCCTGGGTGTGAAGGTGTGCAAGTTTATTCCAGAACATTCCCGAAACTTGGCCAATGAGTTCCGCTGTTATACGAACTATGACTCCGGGCTGGACTGTGAAACCTAG